In Fundulus heteroclitus isolate FHET01 unplaced genomic scaffold, MU-UCD_Fhet_4.1 scaffold_204, whole genome shotgun sequence, one DNA window encodes the following:
- the LOC118559019 gene encoding L-amino-acid oxidase-like, with the protein MTEGNTFYLVNGKKHRTSEVIKNPDILGYNLLPGESNKSASDLLDEALEEVRRVVESKGCIEALNQFDPFSVKQYLDEKNNLSSEAIRMIGDILNENSIMDKALTEMIIFQHKGNNVTLSEVTGGMDLIPKALFQALKSTTTIFNAKVKKISHSNKTVTVWYQPENAQSSLKSIEADAVLVTSSAKATLFIDFEPPLTKPKMAALKYIHYGSSTKVILTFSERFWERDGIYGGKSVTDRPSRFIYYPSHGFPGNKTIGVLLASYTWAEDSRNFVSLTDEDLKEVILKDLALIHGEKVWSLCTGVLVKKWILDPHSMGAFALFAPYQHVEYAKLLFKSEGRIHFAGEHTAFPHAWIETAMKSAIRAANNMTKAPSPADTDTARDEL; encoded by the exons ATGACTGAAGGAAACACCTTTTACCTGGTGAATGGGAAGAAGCACAGGACTTCTGAAGTAATTAAAAACCCCGACATCCTGGGTTATAATCTACTCCCTGGTGAGAGTAATAAATCAGCCAGTGATCTGCTGGATGAGGCTTTGGAGGAG GTGAGGCGTGTGGTGGAAAGCAAAGGGTGCATTGAAGCGCTGAATCAGTTTGATCCCTTCTCTGTAAAg CAATATCTGGacgaaaaaaacaatttgagtTCAGAGGCAATCAGGATGATCGGCGACATACTGAATGAAAACAGCATCATGGACAAGGCTCTGACTGAGATGATCATTTTTCAGCATAAAGGCAACAATGTGAc ATTAAGTGAAGTGACTGGTGGGATGGATCTGATCCCCAAAGCTTTGTTCCAAGCTCTTAAAAGTACCACCACCATTTTCAACGCTAAAGTCAAGAAGATCAGCCACTCAAACAAAACAGTAACAGTGTGGTATCAGCCTGAAAACGCACAAAGCAGCCTCAAGAGCATCGAAGCTGATGCTGTTCTGGTCACATCCTCTGCTAAAGCAACTCTCTTTATTGATTTTGAACCACCTCTTACAAAGCCTAAAATGGCGGCTTTGAAGTATATCCACTATGGAAGCTCCACCAAAGTAATCCTCACCTTCAGTGAGAGATTCTGGGAGAGAGATGGCATCTATGGAGGAAAGAGCGTCACAGACCGGCCATCTCGATTTATCTACTACCCGAGTCACGGATTCCCAGGAAACAAAACGATCGGCGTCCTCCTGGCTTCCTACACCTGGGCTGAAGACTCCCGCAACTTTGTGAGTTTGACGGATGAAGACCTGAAAGAGGTTATTTTGAAAGACCTGGCATTGATCCACGGCGAGAAGGTTTGGTCTCTCTGCACGGGCGTGCTGGTGAAGAAGTGGATTCTGGACCCTCACAGCATGGGCGCCTTTGCTCTCTTTGCACCCTATCAGCACGTGGAGTACGCCAAGCTGCTCTTCAAGAGCGAGGGCCGGATTCATTTTGCTGGTGAGCACACAGCGTTCCCTCACGCTTGGATTGAGACGGCTATGAAATCTGCAATCAGGGCTGCTAATAACATGACGAAGGCACCAAGTCCTGCGGATACAGACACGGCCAGAGATGAGCTGTGA
- the LOC118559023 gene encoding butyrophilin subfamily 3 member A2-like gives MLPLPQMLSLRPLLKEVLIAELMLGFLLLANFCKCQSLETNQPQLVIAMVGEDVVLPCHLGVAVNVNELVLEWGRLDLSPKFVNVWFEGSEYTDDLNTAYRGRTSLFTDRLRDGDVSLRLTGVRHSDNARFRCYYPKGNKEYFINLLVVSVSSPAVSLAGFDPSSSGVMLDCSSAGWFPEPEIFWLDREGSIMSAGAAETIKGPEGLYTVSSRVTVEKRHNNITCRVQQKDINQTRETHFYVQDDFFLCQSGCLIHVTFNVIFVIMLIFGVFLLIWIKKQNKKMKKLEGRGNEEQQQLMNLIGKKSNLEEEIRKRNEDQRSIDQQIEALMKMSEELIKQKQSLTDQIEAADKIVEENERKLKAVDDEVKNQKENKKENKGQHLKQKQIMTESNERLLERKKIHQEMELMTEKLMKIPSDEVTKLKERKQELEKHVEELKQQLKEMETQT, from the exons ATGCTTCCCCTACCACAAATGTTATCTTTAAGGCCTTTGCTGAAAGAAGTTCTGATTGCTGAACTCATGTTGGGCTTCCTTCTCCTGGCAAACTTCTGCAAAT GTCAGTCCCTGGAGACAAACCAGCCTCAGCTGGTGATAGCAATGGTCGGTGAAGACGTTGTTTTACCGTGTCACCTGGGAGTTGCTGTGAACGTTAATGAATTGGTGCTGGAATGGGGGAGACTGGACCTAAGTCCCAAATTTGTGAATGTGTGGTTTGAAGGGAGTGAATACACAGATGACCTAAACACAGCCTACAGGGGAAGAACGTCACTGTTCACAGACAGACTGAGAGACGGAGATGTTTCACTGAGACTGACGGGTGTAAGACACTCTGACAACGCAAGATTTAGGTGCTACTATCCAAAAGggaataaagaatattttatcAACCTTCTTGTTG TGTCCGTCTCCTCACCTGCTGTCAGTTTAGCAGGATTTGATCCAAGCAGCAGTGGAGTGATGCTGGACTGCAGCTCCGCTGGCTGGTTTCCAGAACCTGAAATCTTCTGGCTGGACAGGGAGGGAAGCATCATgtctgctggagctgcagagacaaTCAAAGGTCCTGAAGGTCTCTACACTGTCAGCAGCAGAGTTACTGtggagaagagacacaacaacatCACCTGCAGAGTCCAGCAGAAGGACATCAACCAGACCAGAGAGACACACTTTTATGTCCAAG ATGATTTCTTCTTGTGTCAGTCTGGCTGCTTAATTCACGTCACctttaatgtaatttttgtcattATGCTTATTTTTGGAGTCTTCCTTCTTATCtggataaagaaacaaaacaaaa AGATGAAGAAGCTAGAGGGAAGAGGGaatgaagagcagcagcagctcatgaATTTGATTGGGAAAAAGTCAAACCTTGAGGAGGAGATAAGAAAGAGAAATGAGGACCAGAGAAGCATTGATCAGCAGATTGAAGCATTAATGAAGATGTCAGAGGAACTGataaagcagaaacaaagtCTCACTGATCAAATAGAGGCGGCAGACAAAATAGTTGAAGAGAATGAGAGGAAGCTTAAGGCAGTTGATGATGAAGTAAAGAACCAGAAGGagaacaagaaagaaaataaaggacAACACTTAAAACAGAAGCAAATCATGACGGAGAGCAACGAGAGACTGCttgagagaaagaaaattcaTCAAGAGATGGAACTGATGACAGAGAAACTAATGAAGATTCcttctgatgaagtcaccaagctgaaggagagaaaacaggaactagagaaacatgtggaggaattaaaacaacaactgaaagAAATGGAGACACAGACGTGA